From a single Fulvivirga ulvae genomic region:
- a CDS encoding NifU family protein, whose amino-acid sequence MESTNTLSMEDITTRIDQALDNIRPYLETDGGNVKILEITDDLVVKLELLGACGSCPMSTMTLKAGVEEAIRRAVPQVKAVEAVNITHPDDPHAKLPDNML is encoded by the coding sequence ATGGAATCCACTAATACATTGTCAATGGAAGATATCACCACCAGAATTGACCAGGCTCTTGACAACATCAGGCCTTATCTGGAAACCGACGGGGGCAACGTGAAAATATTGGAAATCACGGATGATCTGGTGGTAAAACTTGAGTTATTGGGTGCCTGCGGTTCATGCCCTATGTCTACCATGACATTAAAAGCGGGTGTGGAAGAAGCTATCAGAAGGGCCGTACCACAGGTTAAAGCAGTAGAGGCAGTCAATATCACTCACCCTGATGACCCTCATGCCAAATTACCTGATAACATGTTATAA
- a CDS encoding site-2 protease family protein, protein MDKRTKTYIIQASLFIVTFFTTTMAGEWWVHGKMWLLTDYSWADFQNGLAYSIPLLLILTVHEFGHYFTAVYHKVKTTLPFYIPLPPFPGFFGTMGALIRIKEPVSSKKLHFDIGVAGPVAGFIVALGVLYYGYTHLPEPEYIYSIHPEYEAFGPDFEEHVYTYEFHKEQDSLAYAKAREADSLQHIEEGKKGEWEFREFEPQPEYPSIALGKPLLFLFFEKYIASDPERVPNEKELMHYPWLFAGFLALLFTSLNLMPIGQLDGGHVLYGLIGYKRFKKVATVVFISFLFYAGMGMLTPYDGADNLIYSIPLYIGFLYITLQGLRKSRQETLMYALIIFTMQFGISLYAPNIVGYSGWLLFAFIVGRVLGVYHPPSMIEEPLDLKRQIVGWLALLIFVISFSPAPIVIN, encoded by the coding sequence ATGGATAAAAGGACAAAGACATATATTATACAGGCTTCCCTGTTTATCGTTACTTTTTTCACAACTACTATGGCGGGCGAATGGTGGGTACACGGCAAAATGTGGCTGCTTACCGACTATTCCTGGGCTGATTTTCAAAATGGTCTGGCTTACTCCATCCCTTTACTGCTGATCCTTACCGTACATGAGTTTGGCCACTACTTCACTGCGGTTTATCACAAAGTAAAAACTACATTGCCTTTTTATATTCCCCTGCCCCCGTTTCCAGGCTTCTTCGGTACTATGGGAGCACTGATCAGGATTAAGGAGCCGGTAAGTTCTAAAAAGCTTCATTTTGATATTGGCGTTGCCGGTCCCGTGGCGGGTTTTATTGTAGCGCTGGGAGTACTTTATTATGGCTACACGCATTTGCCTGAGCCGGAATATATTTACAGTATTCATCCTGAATATGAAGCGTTCGGGCCTGATTTTGAAGAGCATGTCTACACCTATGAGTTTCATAAGGAGCAGGACTCGCTTGCTTATGCCAAGGCCAGGGAAGCTGACTCACTCCAACATATAGAGGAGGGGAAAAAAGGAGAGTGGGAGTTTCGTGAATTCGAACCCCAGCCGGAGTACCCTTCTATCGCTTTAGGTAAGCCATTGTTGTTTCTGTTTTTTGAAAAATATATAGCTAGTGATCCTGAAAGAGTGCCTAATGAAAAGGAACTGATGCATTATCCCTGGTTGTTTGCCGGATTTCTGGCGCTGTTGTTTACCTCATTAAACCTTATGCCAATCGGTCAACTTGATGGCGGACATGTGCTCTACGGATTGATAGGCTATAAAAGGTTTAAGAAAGTTGCCACGGTAGTCTTTATCTCTTTTTTATTTTATGCAGGTATGGGTATGCTTACACCGTATGATGGTGCTGACAATCTTATTTACAGTATTCCGCTGTATATTGGCTTCCTGTATATCACCTTGCAGGGGCTTCGGAAAAGCAGGCAGGAAACGCTGATGTATGCACTTATCATTTTTACAATGCAATTTGGCATTTCTTTATACGCCCCTAACATTGTAGGGTATTCAGGGTGGCTGCTGTTTGCTTTTATAGTAGGCAGGGTATTAGGAGTTTACCATCCACCTTCTATGATTGAGGAACCGCTCGACCTGAAAAGACAGATCGTTGGCTGGCTGGCACTGCTGATCTTTGTAATATCATTCAGCCCTGCACCAATTGTGATCAATTAA
- a CDS encoding PASTA domain-containing protein has product MKLETDSLKSLLIHLVIVVAVLFGLALAFFYLYLPSTTNHGETITVPNLEGLHMEEIDEFLTKRHLRYEINDSTFSDEYPPLTILKQYPKPGSKVKEGRKIFISVNRIDPPTVPVPELVDRSLRNAEAVLKSNELKRGKITYRPSQFLNLVLEMKYEDEIIQSGQRIPKGSTIDLVVGDGYAQSNFAAPRLTGNEIDDARFIILGSNLEMGLVTLEGDTTGRKSIVTKQEPEAGTQVRIGDAIDLWISPVSEEDENTVEN; this is encoded by the coding sequence ATGAAATTAGAAACTGATTCTTTAAAAAGCTTACTTATACATTTAGTTATTGTTGTTGCGGTACTTTTTGGATTAGCTTTGGCATTTTTCTATCTCTACCTTCCTTCCACTACAAATCATGGAGAAACCATTACGGTTCCAAACCTGGAAGGACTACATATGGAAGAAATCGACGAGTTTTTAACCAAAAGGCACCTGAGGTATGAGATCAACGATTCAACTTTTTCTGATGAGTACCCACCTCTAACTATATTAAAGCAATATCCTAAACCCGGCAGCAAAGTAAAGGAAGGGCGGAAGATATTCATCTCTGTAAACAGAATAGATCCTCCAACGGTACCGGTACCGGAATTAGTAGACCGCTCACTTCGCAATGCGGAGGCGGTACTAAAAAGCAACGAACTTAAGCGGGGTAAAATCACCTACAGGCCAAGTCAGTTCCTGAACCTGGTATTAGAAATGAAATATGAAGATGAAATCATTCAATCGGGTCAAAGGATACCAAAAGGTTCCACCATTGACCTGGTGGTAGGCGACGGTTATGCCCAGTCCAACTTTGCAGCACCCAGGCTTACGGGTAACGAAATTGATGATGCACGATTTATAATATTAGGCTCAAACCTGGAAATGGGGCTGGTAACTTTGGAAGGAGATACTACCGGACGCAAAAGCATCGTTACCAAACAGGAACCTGAAGCGGGCACGCAGGTACGTATAGGCGATGCTATCGACCTATGGATATCTCCAGTTTCCGAAGAAGACGAAAATACAGTGGAAAACTAA
- a CDS encoding D-alanine--D-alanine ligase family protein: protein MDKKQTVAILFGGKSVEHQISINSAKNVFEFIDKDKYDPILIGISQKGEWFLKKEVNGNFTSEDSLKLNLNAEKGGFFNSHDGSTLVPDLVFPVLHGTDGEDGSIQGLLRVINVPFAGTGVLGSAISMSKLYSKRLLQSAGIPVSKYVSFDYHEREKITFQQLKDELGLPFMAKAANLGSSVGVHKVKSEEGFNHAIADVFNFDSTIIFEQYVKGRELECAVMGNEIPEASLPAEIVISQNYDFYTYEAKYLDPEAVKLEVPANVNTQIAKEIQELSIKSYLALKCEDFARVDLFLKENGEIIINEINTIPGFTNSSMFPMMWKERGVSFTDLITKLIEMALKRFERSQLISNQFTAN from the coding sequence ATGGATAAAAAGCAAACCGTAGCCATTCTTTTCGGCGGCAAGTCTGTTGAGCATCAAATCTCAATTAACTCAGCTAAAAATGTTTTTGAGTTTATAGATAAGGATAAGTACGATCCCATTCTTATCGGTATATCTCAAAAAGGAGAATGGTTTTTAAAGAAAGAGGTTAACGGAAACTTCACTTCCGAAGATTCCCTTAAGCTTAACCTGAATGCAGAAAAGGGTGGCTTTTTTAACAGCCACGACGGTAGCACATTGGTTCCCGACCTCGTGTTTCCCGTACTCCACGGTACTGATGGCGAAGACGGCAGCATTCAGGGACTTCTGCGGGTTATCAATGTGCCCTTTGCCGGCACCGGGGTTTTGGGCTCAGCCATCTCCATGAGCAAACTATACTCTAAAAGGTTACTACAATCTGCCGGTATACCTGTAAGCAAATATGTATCTTTTGATTACCATGAAAGGGAAAAAATAACTTTTCAGCAATTAAAGGATGAACTTGGCCTGCCATTTATGGCCAAAGCGGCCAATTTGGGTTCTTCGGTTGGAGTGCATAAAGTGAAATCGGAGGAAGGTTTCAATCACGCCATAGCCGATGTTTTCAATTTTGACAGTACCATCATCTTTGAACAATATGTAAAAGGCCGGGAATTGGAATGCGCAGTAATGGGCAATGAAATACCTGAAGCTTCACTGCCTGCTGAGATTGTGATAAGCCAGAATTATGATTTTTATACCTACGAGGCCAAATACCTCGATCCTGAAGCTGTGAAACTTGAAGTACCGGCAAATGTAAATACACAAATTGCAAAAGAGATTCAGGAACTGTCTATCAAAAGCTATCTGGCCCTAAAGTGTGAAGATTTTGCCAGAGTAGATCTCTTTTTAAAGGAAAATGGCGAGATCATTATCAATGAGATCAATACAATACCAGGCTTTACCAACTCTAGTATGTTTCCTATGATGTGGAAAGAACGTGGTGTTTCATTTACAGACCTGATCACCAAGCTAATAGAAATGGCACTCAAGCGATTTGAGAGAAGTCAGCTTATTTCAAATCAGTTTACAGCCAATTAG
- a CDS encoding T9SS-dependent choice-of-anchor J family protein has translation MDLKKKSIIPSTIKSLFIAGFLLCISTFLQSHLYAQRCATVEYQKIRHQKYPHLKSEAEFESWLKKKIEQRKAALANGIAREEATVYTIPVVVHVIHNGEAPGIGTNIPDDQIISQIEVLTEDFRRTNTDASNTPAMFLPVASDVELEFTLALRDPEGLATSGIIRVDGGRSQWSLADNYELKSLSLWPPEDYLNIWVTDLSGSYLGYAQFPTTDLLSGLDAASESQFTDGVVIDYRAFGSADKYPPSNVISSYNLGRTTTHEVGHYFGLRHIWGDDSGGCSLSDYVDDTPNQGGSTTGCPDSNPESCSSVDMIQNYMDYTNDACMNLFTEDQKTRMRTILDNSPRRASLRDSKGAMPPVVVSNDLGIRDVINPVYSSCAGAATPTLAIRNYGSNTITSAEITIRIDAGAVEATTFILNLPPLGIDTVAFDPVDFDTTQEYEILYEVTIVNGVADGNADNNQKTTIIEVPETINIPINEDFNLLAPGQTPEQWTLQNPDGQKTWEARQNVPNGEGSSNTALYVNFYDYEIEGDYDTLITPVLDLSSITFAILSFDRAYAQYPQVDADGLIIKVSTNCGQSYDHTIFESYGSELATVSETSSSYFPSGLSDWKKECLILDDFLGNSNVRIAFIARNGYGNNLYIDNISINDSDNASDRKDLALIGLSRPSKVVCPQDLSPTVLVKNQGCTVEEQFTLNYQFDFGQVVSDEITFDSLKPGQTLEVVLANESFSLGKHVYDIELMGTNDINTSNNTLSGAFYVNDEKDELPIREDFENFSSSGWVAANDIDDVVSWSLEETDRGNSLYLSGTGQEGWLVSPALNFTTAEQALLSFDLAYSHVEGSKDGLTILVSTDCGVSYEEEVFSRFGEELGTGTFTSTPRADSVWSRIDVNLSEYLQEDDLRIAFIVTKDSDSNIYLDNIQTFVTKHEVTEDLIYPNPAPGGIFNISFDLPEKETVEVGIYDSRGQILGHMVFNNTLNQTYTFDYGHAAQGIYFAKVVGESFSYTKIIWLLR, from the coding sequence TTGGACCTGAAAAAGAAAAGTATAATACCATCAACAATTAAGAGCCTGTTCATAGCAGGCTTTTTGTTATGTATATCAACCTTCCTGCAGTCCCACCTTTACGCTCAACGCTGCGCGACCGTTGAATATCAAAAAATAAGACATCAAAAGTACCCGCACTTAAAGTCGGAGGCTGAATTTGAGAGCTGGTTAAAAAAGAAAATAGAACAGAGAAAAGCAGCACTTGCCAATGGCATTGCCAGGGAAGAAGCCACAGTCTACACCATACCTGTTGTGGTCCATGTGATTCATAATGGAGAAGCTCCCGGTATAGGAACAAACATCCCTGATGATCAGATCATTTCTCAAATTGAAGTACTCACCGAAGATTTTCGCAGAACAAATACCGACGCCTCCAATACACCGGCTATGTTCTTACCTGTTGCTTCCGATGTTGAACTTGAATTTACTCTGGCCCTGCGCGACCCTGAAGGACTGGCTACATCCGGCATAATAAGGGTAGATGGCGGGCGCTCACAATGGAGCCTTGCCGATAATTATGAACTTAAAAGCTTAAGCCTGTGGCCCCCGGAAGACTACCTAAACATTTGGGTCACGGACCTCAGCGGAAGCTATCTGGGATACGCACAATTCCCAACCACTGATTTACTGTCAGGGTTGGATGCCGCCAGTGAAAGCCAGTTCACAGATGGCGTAGTTATAGACTATCGTGCCTTCGGTTCAGCAGATAAATATCCTCCTTCCAATGTGATCAGCTCTTACAATCTCGGTCGCACTACAACCCATGAAGTTGGCCATTATTTTGGCCTCAGGCACATCTGGGGCGACGACAGCGGCGGATGCTCCCTGTCTGACTATGTAGATGACACTCCAAACCAAGGTGGAAGCACCACGGGGTGTCCTGACTCAAACCCCGAATCATGTTCCTCGGTCGATATGATCCAGAATTACATGGACTACACCAACGATGCATGCATGAACCTCTTCACAGAAGACCAGAAAACCAGGATGAGGACAATTTTAGACAATAGTCCCAGGCGTGCCAGCCTCAGGGACTCCAAAGGCGCAATGCCTCCGGTGGTAGTCAGCAACGACCTGGGTATTAGAGATGTTATAAATCCTGTATACAGCTCATGTGCAGGTGCAGCTACACCAACATTGGCAATAAGAAATTATGGCAGTAACACCATTACATCAGCCGAAATAACCATCAGAATTGACGCAGGCGCTGTTGAGGCTACAACTTTTATTTTGAACCTGCCGCCTTTAGGTATAGACACGGTAGCGTTTGATCCCGTAGACTTTGACACTACTCAGGAGTACGAAATACTTTATGAAGTAACCATAGTAAATGGGGTGGCTGACGGTAACGCAGACAATAATCAGAAAACTACTATTATTGAAGTTCCTGAAACAATAAATATTCCGATCAACGAGGACTTCAATCTGCTTGCTCCGGGGCAGACTCCGGAGCAATGGACGCTTCAAAATCCGGATGGACAAAAAACCTGGGAAGCCAGGCAGAATGTACCCAATGGTGAGGGAAGTTCCAACACGGCCCTGTATGTCAACTTTTACGATTACGAAATTGAAGGAGATTATGACACATTAATAACACCCGTGCTCGATCTTTCTTCAATAACTTTTGCCATACTCTCTTTTGACCGCGCCTATGCCCAATATCCCCAGGTAGATGCTGACGGGCTGATTATTAAGGTTTCGACCAACTGCGGCCAGTCTTATGATCATACTATTTTTGAAAGCTATGGCAGCGAACTGGCTACGGTTTCGGAAACTTCAAGCTCTTACTTCCCTTCGGGTTTGTCTGACTGGAAAAAGGAATGTCTTATACTTGATGATTTTTTGGGTAACTCCAATGTTAGGATAGCTTTTATAGCACGAAACGGCTACGGCAACAATCTTTATATAGACAATATTTCGATTAATGACAGTGACAATGCCAGTGACAGAAAAGACCTGGCACTTATTGGCCTTTCGCGTCCGTCAAAAGTGGTTTGTCCTCAGGATTTAAGTCCTACGGTGCTGGTTAAAAATCAAGGGTGTACTGTTGAAGAACAGTTTACACTCAATTATCAATTTGATTTTGGCCAGGTCGTTTCTGACGAAATAACATTTGATAGCCTCAAACCAGGACAAACCCTGGAGGTTGTTTTAGCCAATGAGTCCTTTAGCCTTGGTAAGCATGTGTATGACATTGAACTCATGGGCACTAATGATATCAATACTTCCAACAACACCTTGTCAGGCGCCTTTTATGTAAATGATGAAAAAGATGAATTGCCAATAAGGGAGGATTTCGAAAACTTTAGTTCCTCCGGCTGGGTTGCTGCAAATGATATAGATGATGTAGTATCATGGAGTCTGGAAGAGACAGACAGAGGTAACTCACTGTACCTGTCAGGCACAGGGCAGGAAGGCTGGCTGGTTAGTCCGGCACTAAACTTTACCACTGCAGAACAGGCTCTGCTATCTTTTGATCTGGCCTACTCGCATGTTGAGGGTTCCAAAGACGGTCTTACTATTCTTGTAAGTACCGATTGTGGAGTGAGCTATGAGGAAGAAGTATTCAGCAGATTCGGTGAGGAGCTTGGCACCGGGACGTTCACAAGCACACCCCGTGCGGATTCTGTCTGGTCTCGTATAGATGTAAACCTCAGTGAATACCTGCAGGAAGACGATCTGCGGATTGCTTTCATAGTAACCAAGGACAGTGACAGCAATATTTACCTGGATAACATACAGACTTTTGTAACCAAGCATGAAGTAACGGAAGACCTGATCTACCCCAACCCGGCTCCCGGGGGCATTTTTAATATTTCATTTGACCTGCCTGAAAAGGAAACTGTAGAGGTAGGCATATATGATTCCCGTGGGCAAATTCTGGGGCACATGGTCTTTAATAATACTTTAAACCAAACTTACACTTTTGATTATGGCCATGCCGCACAGGGTATATATTTTGCAAAGGTGGTAGGAGAATCATTTTCATATACAAAAATAATTTGGCTGTTACGTTGA
- a CDS encoding rhodanese-like domain-containing protein, with protein sequence MLEVTAEELKRRLDSKEDLFIIDVRECWEYDEINLGVTNIPLGELPQHLSELPSKSTEIIVHCQSGRRSGQAQKYLTKQGFSQVASLKGGLDAYLRL encoded by the coding sequence ATGTTGGAGGTTACGGCCGAAGAGCTTAAAAGGAGACTCGATAGTAAAGAAGATTTGTTTATTATTGACGTGAGAGAGTGCTGGGAGTATGATGAAATAAACCTTGGCGTTACCAATATCCCACTGGGTGAGCTGCCTCAACACCTGTCAGAGCTGCCTTCAAAAAGCACAGAAATCATCGTTCATTGCCAGTCAGGCCGCAGAAGCGGACAAGCTCAAAAGTACCTGACCAAGCAAGGCTTCTCCCAGGTAGCCAGCTTAAAAGGTGGGCTGGACGCTTATCTGAGGCTGTAG
- a CDS encoding T9SS type A sorting domain-containing protein, whose translation MLKTFKYVIIALMIFGSGHSMAQLKVYSIKKTSQSTSKNTKNSAREEADVLNLPFWDDFSYSSAQPSDTLWEVSGVFINNGLGITPPSLGVASFDGTDANGLAYSTNTSSMGETDSLTSLPIDLSGLTVNDNVYISFFYQYAGYGDTPDSGDSVRLELKKSDSTWVSIWPGTAQLDTTGNFVQVIQKVNDAAFFHESFQFQFTSFGRRSGPFDVWNIDYVYVNKNRSESDLFFPDRTVSTPMIKIFNDYTAIPYNHFDPSLLEYPVLNFYNLESGTVPSPYGYKVGGVLNYYYEDSMSTELFDTLSITAVAQPLTPGEIQTLQLDPFLSSVTFDNTADSLEIKATLAIDAGDNVDDYDPAYLPIDFRVNDTTRASFILSSYYAYDDGSAEVAAGLLNGAGKSLAYQFDLAKDTTGYVVAIDVYFPYINADPTGKEIDLSIWRAIDTRNSEPSTTSLIHRERTAVKRGPALNDFVRYKLRNAVEVSDTFFIGYKQIAAGDLGIGLDKNTDSGEKMFFNIDGTWQRNTLVEGSLMLRPVFGIPPDDIETGLPDKPENKLNVYPNPSSGKFTIKGDFETVKVFDIHGVEKNFSLISDGNNAILNLENQAEGLYILQFVRRERIETIKVFKKQ comes from the coding sequence ATGTTGAAGACATTCAAATATGTAATAATAGCTCTGATGATCTTTGGTTCTGGCCACAGCATGGCCCAGCTTAAGGTATACAGCATAAAAAAAACAAGTCAATCCACTTCTAAAAATACCAAAAACAGTGCCCGGGAAGAAGCAGATGTCCTTAATCTGCCCTTTTGGGATGATTTCTCTTACTCATCTGCACAGCCTTCGGACACGCTATGGGAAGTCAGTGGTGTTTTTATCAACAATGGCTTAGGTATTACTCCCCCAAGCCTTGGAGTTGCTTCTTTCGATGGTACTGATGCCAATGGCCTTGCCTATTCAACGAATACCAGTAGCATGGGTGAAACTGATAGCCTTACCTCACTCCCGATCGATCTGAGCGGACTCACTGTTAATGACAACGTATATATTAGTTTTTTCTACCAATATGCCGGCTATGGAGATACTCCGGATAGTGGTGACTCTGTAAGACTGGAACTAAAAAAAAGCGACTCTACATGGGTAAGTATATGGCCGGGCACCGCTCAGTTGGATACTACCGGCAATTTTGTTCAGGTCATACAAAAAGTAAATGATGCTGCTTTCTTTCACGAATCTTTTCAGTTTCAGTTTACTTCTTTTGGACGGCGGTCAGGCCCATTTGACGTTTGGAATATAGATTATGTATATGTGAACAAGAACAGGTCCGAATCTGATCTGTTCTTTCCTGACAGAACGGTTAGTACTCCAATGATCAAAATTTTTAATGATTACACTGCCATCCCTTATAACCATTTTGATCCGTCACTTCTGGAATATCCTGTTTTAAATTTTTATAACCTCGAATCAGGTACGGTTCCCTCTCCCTATGGTTACAAAGTGGGTGGCGTATTAAACTACTACTACGAAGATTCCATGAGCACGGAACTGTTTGATACGCTATCCATAACTGCGGTAGCACAACCCCTTACACCCGGAGAGATTCAAACGCTTCAATTAGATCCATTCCTCAGCAGCGTCACCTTTGACAATACTGCTGACTCACTTGAAATAAAAGCAACATTGGCCATCGATGCCGGTGACAATGTGGACGATTATGATCCTGCGTATTTACCGATAGACTTCCGGGTAAATGATACCACCAGGGCTTCATTCATACTTTCCAGCTACTACGCCTATGATGACGGCAGTGCCGAAGTAGCCGCAGGTTTATTAAATGGTGCTGGAAAATCGCTGGCTTACCAGTTTGACCTGGCAAAGGACACAACAGGTTATGTTGTTGCTATAGATGTTTACTTTCCGTATATCAACGCCGATCCCACTGGAAAAGAAATTGACCTTTCTATTTGGAGGGCTATTGATACAAGAAACTCTGAGCCAAGCACAACTTCCCTGATCCATAGAGAACGTACCGCTGTAAAGCGGGGTCCGGCCTTAAATGATTTTGTAAGATATAAGCTGAGAAATGCCGTAGAGGTCAGTGATACTTTCTTTATTGGCTATAAGCAAATCGCGGCAGGTGATCTGGGCATTGGCCTGGACAAAAATACAGACTCAGGCGAAAAAATGTTCTTCAACATTGATGGCACCTGGCAACGCAACACACTGGTGGAAGGGAGTCTAATGTTACGCCCTGTCTTTGGGATACCTCCTGATGACATTGAAACCGGACTTCCTGACAAGCCGGAGAACAAACTTAATGTATATCCTAACCCCTCTTCAGGGAAATTCACAATTAAAGGAGATTTTGAAACCGTGAAAGTCTTTGACATACACGGAGTTGAGAAAAATTTTTCTTTGATATCTGATGGTAATAACGCTATTTTGAACCTTGAAAATCAGGCTGAGGGTTTATACATCCTTCAGTTCGTTCGAAGAGAGCGTATTGAAACCATAAAAGTATTTAAAAAGCAATAG